In Lachancea thermotolerans CBS 6340 chromosome H complete sequence, a single genomic region encodes these proteins:
- the SNF11 gene encoding Snf11p (some similarities with uniprot|P38956 Saccharomyces cerevisiae YDR073W SNF11 component of SWI/SNF global transcription activator complex) codes for MWWLSRACFVCDDYYVTPSPRTVPLPQLLSWPTSSHQPPLTVIHTSEPPPPMDPQEPRHAQYKVQLLLHINSVLLARVNQLSYNTAHFSPEQQQNIVSQYLKRVHANLQCISQLNQGHAGCKPAILEPPQLPSQQPSQDILAKLYLLTSRVFEVW; via the coding sequence ATGTGGTGGCTGTCACGTGCCTGCTTCGTCTGCGATGACTATTACGTGACGCCCTCGCCCCGCACGGTCCCGCTCCCACAACTTTTGTCCTGGCCCACGTCTTCTCACCAACCGCCGCTAACGGTCATACACACCAGCGAACCGCCGCCCCCCATGGATCCGCAAGAGCCCCGCCACGCGCAGTACAAGgtccagctgctcttgcACATCAACAGCGTGCTTCTCGCACGCGTGAACCAGCTCAGCTACAACACAGCGCATTTCTCGCCCGAGCAACAGCAGAACATCGTATCGCAGTACCTGAAGCGCGTCCACGCGAACCTGCAATGCATCTCACAGCTCAACCAGGGCCACGCGGGCTGCAAGCCTGCGATCCTTGAGCCGCCGCAGCTGCCGTCGCAACAGCCGTCGCAGGACATCCTTGCCAAACTGTACCTGCTGACCAGCCGAGTGTTCGAGGTGTGGTGA
- the IPT1 gene encoding inositolphosphotransferase (similar to uniprot|P38954 Saccharomyces cerevisiae YDR072C IPT1 Inositolphosphotransferase 1 involved in synthesis of mannose-(inositol-P)2-ceramide (M(IP)2C) which is the most abundant sphingolipid in cells mutation confers resistance to the antifungals syringomycin E and DmAMP1 in some growth media): MPAVLVSYSSFKSLASLPWQFVVRVYRGGLNRRNIPTLAFNFALNFFPVFLWLTIFKNAGVIPTRLRPRIHSQLAFLADVFMFGDSAGELVSQYGADARFAAAMTWLTSTVFALAVLVAAPVSVWYYLYYKRRLNYNVIDPYAALFHRNQPFSPTAPRAILPFLFLIYTFVGLNTVHLLTSQNEDNFTKNKDLLAWTSYVLLHLLAPIFTAVYLYVFHPPGTLKAFSLAMGLQNICGVFSHLLVPMAPPWFVHMYGIKDTEHVSYEQEGFAAGLTRVDSHLGTHLNSKGFHKSPIVFGAVPSLHSAIAVQCFLFLITRATSTKANFGSASQGQNRDCVQLQEPPTIAASQLSAPKEPESFELDSVTDVSLTPSGGSVTPPPNMVYATPIPEAALNSRWLRIFHIAFLPRFLGTTFPLLQWWSTMYLDHHFRFDLFVGMCYAVTSFLIVNHYYLQPRVLKRWCNLRMGVEPDIRKEAKTMGMRVFENTNVEWFFDPFA, from the coding sequence ATGCCGGCGGTTCTGGTGTCCTACTCGTCGTTCAAATCGCTAGCGTCGCTGCCTTGGCAGTTCGTGGTGCGCGTGTACCGCGGCGGGCTCAACCGACGCAACATACCCACGCTTGCGTTCAACTTCGCACTCAACTTCTTCCCCGTGTTTCTGTGGCTGACGATATTCAAGAACGCGGGCGTGATCCCCACGCGGCTGCGCCCTCGGATCCATAGCCAGCTGGCGTTCCTGGCGGACGTGTTCATGTTCGGGGACTCCGCGGGTGAGCTCGTGTCACAGTACGGCGCAGACGCGCGGTTCGCGGCGGCGATGACGTGGCTGACGTCCACGGTGTTCGCGCTCGCGGTGCTCGTGGCCGCACCTGTCTCGGTGTGGTACTACCTATACTACAAGCGGAGGCTCAATTACAACGTGATCGACCCCTACGCGGCGCTTTTCCACCGCAACCAGCCATTCTCGCCCACGGCGCCGCGCGCCATCCTGCCgttcctcttcctcatctaCACTTTCGTCGGGCTCAACACGGTGCACCTGCTGACCTCGCAGAACGAGGACAACTTCACGAAAAACAAGGACTTGCTGGCTTGGACCTCGTACGTGCTGCTGCACCTGCTCGCCCCTATCTTTACCGCGGTGTACCTATATGTGTTCCACCCTCCAGGCACGCTGAAGGCCTTCTCCCTGGCGATGGGGCTGCAGAACATTTGCGGCGTGTTTTCGCATCTGCTGGTGCCCATGGCGCCGCCCTGGTTCGTTCACATGTACGGGATCAAGGACACAGAACACGTCTCGTATGAGCAGGAGGGCTTCGCCGCCGGGCTCACCAGGGTCGACTCGCATCTGGGCACGCACCTGAACTCTAAGGGTTTCCACAAGTCTCCGATCGTGTTCGGCGCTGTGCCTTCGCTGCACTCTGCCATAGCCGTGCAGTGCTTTCTGTTTCTGATCACCCGCGCCACCAGCACCAAGGCCAACTTCGGCAGCGCGAGCCAAGGCCAGAACCGCGACTGTGTGCAGCTGCAGGAGCCGCCCACCATCGCCGCGTCACAGCTGTCGGCTCCCAAGGAACCAGAGTCTTTCGAGCTCGACTCCGTCACCGACGTCTCCCTGACGCCGTCTGGCGGCTCTGTCACGCCTCCGCCCAACATGGTTTACGCCACGCCGATCCCGGAGGCCGCCCTGAACTCGAGGTGGCTGCGGATCTTCCACATCGCGTTTTTGCCACGCTTCTTGGGCACCACGTTCCCACTCCTGCAATGGTGGAGCACCATGTACCTCGACCACCACTTTCGCTTCGATCTCTTCGTGGGCATGTGTTACGCGGTcaccagctttttgatcgTGAACCACTACTACCTGCAGCCCCGCGTGCTGAAGAGGTGGTGCAATCTCCGTATGGGTGTCGAACCCGACATTCGGAAGGAGGCCAAAACTATGGGCATGcgtgtttttgaaaacaccaACGTCGAGTGGTTCTTCGACCCCTTTGCATAA
- the LSM5 gene encoding RNA-binding protein LSM5 (similar to uniprot|P40089 Saccharomyces cerevisiae YER146W LSM5 Component of small nuclear ribonucleoprotein complexes involved in RNA processing splicing and decay): MSIAEVLPLEIIDKTVGQPVWVMLTSHREFAGTLVGYDDFVNVVLEDVIEYDHDQEIKRHAGKMLLSGNNISMLVPGGKRL, encoded by the coding sequence ATGTCTATCGCTGAAGTACTGCCGCTGGAGATCATAGACAAGACTGTGGGTCAGCCCGTCTGGGTGATGCTCACGTCCCATCGCGAGTTCGCGGGAACCCTAGTGGGCTACGATGACTTCGTAAACGTGGTTCTCGAAGACGTGATCGAGTACGACCACGACCAGGAGATCAAAAGGCACGCGGGAAAGATGCTCCTGAGCGGCAACAACATCTCAATGCTCGTGCCTGGCGGTAAGCGCCTCTGA
- the PAA1 gene encoding polyamine acetyltransferase (highly similar to uniprot|Q12447 Saccharomyces cerevisiae YDR071C PAA1 Polyamine acetyltransferase acetylates polyamines such as putrescine spermidine and spermine may be involved in transcription initiation): MSSTLPLHMYIRPLMVEDTQDVCDLESRGFPPEERASPETAEFRLTACPELCSGLFIRDVEGSEVKGEKLIGHILGTKIPCSADGTQNALITLESMGKVHDESSTTVGIHSVVIAPEHQKKNLATLLLTDYIQKLSNQEVGQRIAIIAHEPLVPFYERIGFQLLGENKTVKADPAFSKSKWCDMVRELVKEEYEN; this comes from the coding sequence ATGAGCTCTACACTGCCATTGCACATGTACATCCGCCCCCTGATGGTCGAGGACACTCAGGACGTCTGCGACCTGGAGAGTAGGGGCTTTCCTCCAGAGGAGCGCGCGTCGCCCGAGACCGCGGAGTTCCGCCTGACGGCGTGCCCCGAGCTGTGCTCCGGGCTGTTCATCAGAGACGTGGAGGGGTCCGAGGTCAAGGGcgagaagctcatcggCCACATCCTGGGCACCAAGATCCCCTGCTCCGCGGATGGCACGCAAAACGCGCTTATTACCCTGGAGAGCATGGGCAAGGTGCACGACGAGTCGTCCACGACCGTGGGCATCCACTCCGTGGTCATCGCGCCCGAgcaccagaagaagaacttggcCACGCTGCTGCTGACGGACTAcatccagaagctcagcaACCAGGAGGTGGGGCAGAGAATCGCGATCATCGCCCATGAGCCACTGGTGCCTTTCTACGAGCGCATCGGCTTCCAGCTGCTGGGCGAGAACAAGACGGTGAAGGCGGACCCGGCCTTCAGCAAGTCCAAGTGGTGCGACATGGTGCGCGAGCTGGTGAAGGAGGAGTACGAGAACTGA
- the FMP16 gene encoding Fmp16p (similar to uniprot|Q12497 Saccharomyces cerevisiae YDR070C FMP16 The authentic non-tagged protein was localized to the mitochondria), with amino-acid sequence MLQQTTRGTRMLAGVAVRAATPRASQRFLSRSCALQMPAGKSDMTQKDMDANKKKLDELEKKSHNGGAYKRPSTDELKKKGEDAQVEQHRPDDGVY; translated from the coding sequence ATGCTACAACAAACTACCAGAGGAACAAGAATGCTCGCGGGCGTGGCGGTCCGCGCCGCCACGCCTCGTGCGTCGCAGCGGTTTTTGTCGCGCAGCTGTGCGCTCCAAATGCCCGCGGGGAAGAGCGACATGACGCAGAAAGACATGGATGcgaacaagaagaagctggacGAGCTTGAGAAGAAGTCGCACAACGGCGGCGCCTACAAGAGACCCTCTACGGacgagctgaagaagaagggcgAGGACGCGCAGGTCGAACAGCACAGGCCGGACGACGGCGTGTACTAA
- the DOA4 gene encoding ubiquitin-specific protease DOA4 (similar to uniprot|P32571 Saccharomyces cerevisiae YDR069C DOA4 Ubiquitin hydrolase required for recycling ubiquitin from proteasome-bound ubiquitinated intermediates acts at the late endosome/prevacuolar compartment to recover ubiquitin from ubiquitinated membrane proteins en route to the vacuole) codes for MPHSEETRMFCKSLTQLSRIADQFVKQDGENLDMETLLQECIDTLVNYQDECKKVRKLGPGPDTRDPAVFEAYESAYVYYKIVSQIVLNKIPDLPQFVQAKDSAKSQKERGLLEVYNMLLKTLLTDEKIGELRKFLKDHSRPEPRQHKKGAGDVSKTWANGQAISPSELQSLLGAQNALLIDLRPRIKFVESHIKTDKIMCIEPISFKDSYSDTEITRRSLITSPNEEVQLFQERDKFDYIVIYTDEHDRTQFCKQKQASLVDLLVNRSFEKPLQRTIILTLQGGFENWCRNRGPCDKSESSEETNFASEYGVPPLIPKILPALRPIPPSAQDPLSVKGGMTLNTSLTHDKPLNTQPFPEQQQPRLKRTSSFKDKFSSLTPSRSRAGSPSLQSPTILHTDSTTYPDAPQLAPSSVQLNALSQLQPIHSRAVTPQSKSLSPPRYNVNGSGQLTSDLMGHSPSPPKPVIFPVSSQSSVANYQNGSKPLTRRNTNFTVGLTNLGNSCYMNCIIQCLLGTHELTQIFLDDSYKNHVNLNSKLGSKGVLAKYFSQLIHTMQQQAASASTKQNSGDKTAVQPLHFKVACGSINSLFRSSSQQDCQEFCQFLLDGLHEDLNQCGGNPALKELSEEAEGIREKLCMRIASSIEWERYLTTDFSVIVDLFQGQYASQLTCKVCGRTSTTYQPFSVLSVPVPSGSKCDIIDCFKEFTKVETLEKDEQWSCPRCKCKQPSTKKITITRLPRNLVIHLKRFDNLLHKNNIFVSYPHTLDLTPFWANDFDGRLPPGVAELPTRGQVPPFNYNLYAVACHFGTLYGGHYTSYVDKGDKAGWCYFDDTSWRKAKSQGECITLSAYVLFYHRKYNVS; via the coding sequence ATGCCCCACAGCGAGGAGACCAGGATGTTCTGCAAGTCGCTCACACAGCTCTCGCGCATAGCAGACCAGTTCGTCAAGCAGGACGGCGAAAACCTCGACATGGAAACGCTCCTTCAGGAGTGTATCGACACCCTAGTCAACTACCAGGACGAGTGCAAGAAGGTGCGCAAGCTCGGTCCGGGCCCCGACACGCGGGACCCGGCCGTCTTCGAGGCCTACGAGTCCGCGTACGTCTACTACAAGATCGTCTCGCAGATCgtgctcaacaaaatccCAGATCTGCCCCAGTTCGTGCAGGCCAAGGACTCCGCGAAAAGCCAGAAGGAGCGCGGTCTCCTCGAGGTCTACAACATGCTGCTCAAGACCCTGCTCACGGACGAGAAGATAGGGGAGCTGCGCAAGTTCCTCAAGGACCACTCGCGGCCCGAGCCCCGGCAACACAAAAAGGGTGCCGGCGAcgtttcaaaaacctgggCGAACGGTCAAGCCATATCGCCCTCGGAGCTACAGTCTCTGCTTGGAGCCCAAAACGCCCTCCTGATAGACCTTAGGCCTCGCATAAAATTCGTGGAGTCCCACATCAAAACCGATAAAATAATGTGCATAGAACCTatctctttcaaggacAGCTACTCAGACACCGAGATAACCCGGAGGTCGCTCATAACCTCGCCCAACGAGGAGGTCCAGCTGTTCCAAGAAAGAGACAAGTTCGACTACATCGTAATATACACCGACGAACACGACAGAACTCAGTTCTGCAAGCAGAAACAAGCAAGCCTTGTGGACCTCTTGGTGAACCGATCCTTTGAAAAGCCGCTCCAGCGCACAATCATACTGACACTGCAAGGTGGCTTCGAAAACTGGTGCCGCAACCGCGGCCCCTGCGACAAATCGGAATCCTCAGAAGAAACGAACTTCGCAAGCGAATATGGCGTCCCGCCTCTCATTCCTAAAATACTCCCCGCGCTGCGGCCCATCCCTCCCTCGGCACAGGATCCGCTGAGCGTGAAAGGGGGTATGACCCTCAACACAAGCCTGACCCACGACAAACCGCTCAATACACAGCCTTTCCCTGAACAACAGCAGCCCAGGCTCAAGCGAACTTcgagcttcaaagacaagttCTCAAGCTTGACCCCATCCCGCTCTCGCGCTGGCAGTCCGTCTTTGCAGTCCCCGACTATATTACATACGGACTCTACCACGTACCCGGATGCTCCCCAGCTTGCCCCCTCCTCCGTTCAACTTAATGCGTTGTCTCAACTGCAGCCTATCCACTCAAGAGCTGTGACTCCACagtcgaagagcttgtcgcCGCCCCGCTACAACGTAAATGGCAGTGGCCAGTTGACTAGCGATCTGATGGGCCACTCCCCTTCTCCGCCAAAGCCCGTTATCTTTCCAGTTAGTTCCCAATCTTCGGTCGCTAATTATCAGAATGGAAGCAAGCCCCTTACAAGGCGCAACACCAATTTCACCGTTGGACTTACAAACCTGGGCAATTCGTGCTATATGAACTGCATCATACAGTGTTTACTTGGAACCCATGAGCTTACGCAGATCTTTTTGGATGATTCTTACAAAAACCATGTTAATCTTAACAGCAAATTGGGCTCTAAGGGAGTGCTTGCAAAGTATTTTTCGCAGTTGATTCACACaatgcagcagcaggctgCGTCAGCGTCAACCAAACAGAATTCAGGCGATAAGACCGCTGTTCAGCCACTTCATTTTAAAGTCGCATGCGGCTCCATCAACTCTCTTTTTAGAAGTTCTTCTCAGCAGGACTGTCAAGAATTTTGCCAATTTTTACTGGACGGATTGCATGAAGACCTTAACCAGTGCGGCGGGAACCCCGCGTTGAAGgagctttcagaagaagcagaggGAATACGTGAGAAGCTCTGTATGAGGATAGCAAGCTCTATTGAGTGGGAGAGATATCTAACTACCGACTTCAGTGTGATTGTTGATTTATTTCAAGGACAGTACGCTTCGCAGCTTACGTGTAAAGTTTGCGGCCGGACCTCGACGACCTATCAGCCCTTCTCAGTCCTCTCAGTTCCAGTTCCCAGTGGTTCCAAGTGTGATATTATAGATTGCTTCAAGGAATTCACTAAAGTGGAAACTCTGGAAAAGGACGAGCAATGGTCTTGTCCCCGGTGCAAGTGTAAGCAGCCATCCACCAAGAAAATTACAATAACAAGGTTACCTCGCAACCTTGTAATTCATCTAAAAAGGTTTGATAACCTgcttcacaaaaacaacatttttgtaTCGTACCCTCACACGTTAGACCTTACGCCATTTTGGGCTAATGACTTTGATGGAAGATTACCACCAGGTGTGGCTGAACTCCCAACCAGAGGCCAGGTACCTCCATTTAACTACAACTTGTATGCGGTGGCTTGTCACTTTGGTACGCTTTATGGGGGACATTATACTTCGTACGTTGACAAGGGTGACAAAGCTGGGTGGTGTTACTTCGACGACACAAGCTGGAGGAAGGCCAAAAGTCAAGGTGAATGCATCACCCTCAGTGCGTATGTGTTGTTTTATCACCGTAAATACAATGTTTCTTAA
- the DOS2 gene encoding Dos2p (weakly similar to uniprot|P54858 Saccharomyces cerevisiae YDR068W DOS2 Protein of unknown function green fluorescent protein (GFP)-fusion protein localizes to the cytoplasm): MEFFYEEQATRNGEQLVEGDLKSDKDTEKAFQELEGTIDEQYQRTARALKKFVNDERDVELNIPLDTRISEKAQGALDSLDTQLQNVEHLAQDYWKKVSTKSFWSSVTNTLGSKLDEVVKVNDQKSSTVCSQTPDAKATTPVAGNRTEAELRMLSSNDKIYLENEDELPDDFKVDEYTAEVSQLLTENKNLELLMNALVPEKLSYQDFWNIFFLKRNRIFEMERKRKELLKKEGEEDKEIDWDDEEEEPELGKASDSENKKEPNKSDIDVQHDEVNDAGAQEKGGDDNDDEDDDWE; the protein is encoded by the coding sequence ATGGAGTTCTTTTACGAGGAACAGGCCACTAGAAATGGAGAACAGTTGGTGGAGGGCGACTTGAAGAGTGACAAGGATACGGAAAAGGCTttccaagagcttgaaggaaCCATTGATGAGCAATATCAACGCACTGCTCGCGCTCTCAAGAAATTCGTGAATGATGAACGGGATGTTGAATTGAATATTCCACTCGATACTCGCATCTCGGAGAAAGCCCAGGGCGCTTTAGATTCTCTAGACACACAATTGCAGAATGTTGAACATCTTGCCCAAGACTATTGGAAAAAAGTGTCGACCAAATCATTTTGGTCCTCCGTAACCAATACCTTGGGGTCAAAGCTTGATGAGGTGGTTAAGGTAAACGACCAGAAGTCATCAACTGTTTGTTCTCAAACCCCTGATGCTAAAGCTACTACTCCAGTTGCAGGCAACAGGACTGAGGCGGAACTTAGAATGCTCTCTAGTAATGACAAGATTTACTTGGAAAACGAAGATGAACTACCGGATGACTTCAAGGTGGATGAATATACAGCAGAGGTCTCACAGCTTCTCACCGAGAATAAGAACCTAGAGCTTCTAATGAACGCTCTTGTCCCTGAAAAACTCAGCTATCAAGACTTTTGGAATAtattcttcttgaaaaggaaCAGAATATTTGAGATGGAGCGTAAGCGCAAGGAactcttgaagaaagaaggagaagaagataaaGAAATTGACTGggatgatgaggaggaagaaCCAGAGCTGGGCAAAGCTTCCGATTCGGAGAACAAGAAGGAACCTAACAAAAGCGATATAGATGTGCAACATGACGAGGTAAACGACGCTGGGGCTCAGGAAAAAGGAGGCGATGAcaatgatgatgaagatgatgacTGGGAGTAG
- the OCA6 gene encoding protein-tyrosine-phosphatase (similar to uniprot|Q6Q559 Saccharomyces cerevisiae YDR067C which is a model system for studying replication of positive-strand RNA viruses in their natural hosts): MSLVTPLYFSAVQPNFYRGSCPRETNIPFLNTLGLKYILSLTPEPLTNDAVMSKFCAEKGIQAIHIECNNEKSQKDKSKTKVKRKKKPVPIEYDVVVRCVQFLIDRRHYPCYIHCTNGELVTSLVVACLRKLSYWSTVSIFNEYLTYTSSINIHERGFIENFNLEIEINDLEMKDKVPWITVRASDVADPHGGNTADKNIRRIQSFPGMLPRLKFHSV, encoded by the coding sequence ATGTCACTGGTGACCCCGCTGTATTTCAGCGCGGTTCAGCCCAATTTCTACAGAGGATCATGCCCAAGAGAGACCAACATCCCATTTCTTAATACATTAGGTCTCAAATACATTCTATCATTGACTCCAGAGCCATTAACAAACGATGCAGTCATGAGCAAGTTTTGCGCCGAAAAGGGCATACAGGCCATACACATTGAGTGCAATAATGAGAAAAGTCAGAAGGACAaatcgaaaacaaaagtgaagcgcaagaagaagccagTTCCCATTGAGTATGATGTGGTCGTACGATGCGTACAGTTCCTTATTGATAGGAGGCACTACCCCTGCTATATCCATTGTACAAACGGTGAACTGGTTACTTCTCTTGTTGTGGCATGTTTGAGGAAGCTGTCATATTGGAGCACTGTGTCAATCTTTAACGAGTACTTGACTTATACATCTAGCATCAATATTCATGAGCGGGGCTTTATCGAGAATTTTAACCTGGAAATTGAGATAAACGACTTAGAAATGAAAGATAAAGTTCCCTGGATTACGGTACGAGCCTCCGACGTTGCAGATCCTCATGGGGGGAACACGGCTGATAAAAATATTCGGAGGATACAAAGTTTTCCGGGAATGCTCCCCAGGCTCAAGTTTCATAGTGTTTAA
- the DDI1 gene encoding Ddi1p (similar to uniprot|P40087 Saccharomyces cerevisiae YER143W DDI1 DNA damage-inducible v-SNARE binding protein contains a ubiquitin-associated (UBA) domain may act as a negative regulator of constitutive exocytosis may play a role in S-phase checkpoint control), whose protein sequence is MRLTINSEITDEIFGPLDVTAEMSLQDLIALLEFECGFDATKHNLLHKATALNSSESKTLQELQFENDELLVIKAKINNVHENSQSGASMEDMLVEQARQQILQNPALRAQIVSSNPGFESIINDATAFRQQAGPHLLQSMQGGSRQNPFGIAQTEYDELMRNPDDPANQKRIGELISQQEIDEQMRNALEFTPEAFTTVHMLYVNLEINGYPVKAFVDSGAQSTIISTKLAEKAGLSRLIDKRFSGEAHGVGVQKIIGKIHIAQVKIETQHVPCSFTVLDTHVDMLLGLDMLKRHQACIDLKDNVLRIAGVQTRFLSEAEIPESLEAKISESTSQGLNIPAPSAQLEPPKKAQTSQPHPERAFPESVVQQLMDLGFSRSEVLRSLEQANGNPDVAAALLFQ, encoded by the coding sequence ATGAGACTTACAATCAATAGTGAGATAACAGATGAAATCTTTGGACCTCTGGACGTTACTGCAGAGATGAgtcttcaagatctcatTGCCCTTTTGGAGTTCGAATGCGGGTTCGACGCAACGAAGCACAATCTGCTTCATAAAGCTACGGCATTGAACAGCAGTGAATCTAAAAcgcttcaagaactgcagTTTGAAAATGACGAGCTGCTTGTAATTAAagccaaaatcaacaatGTCCATGAAAATTCGCAAAGTGGCGCCTCGATGGAGGACATGCTTGTTGAACAGGCCAGACAGCAGATCCTCCAGAACCCCGCTCTAAGGGCCCAGATTGTGAGCTCGAACCCAGGATTTGAGAGTATTATAAATGATGCCACTGCTTTCCGCCAACAAGCAGGACCTCACCTTCTCCAAAGCATGCAAGGTGGAAGCCGCCAGAATCCTTTTGGCATCGCGCAAACAGAGTACGACGAACTAATGAGAAACCCAGATGACCCCGCGAACCAAAAACGCATAGGCGAACTGATAAGCCAACAGGAAATTGACGAGCAAATGCGAAACGCTCTCGAGTTTACTCCAGAGGCGTTTACGACAGTTCATATGCTCTATGTAAACTTGGAGATAAACGGCTATCCAGTGAAGGCCTTTGTGGATTCTGGCGCTCAGTCTACCATTATTTCCACCAAGCTAGCTGAGAAAGCAGGGCTCTCTCGGCTGATTGACAAGAGATTCTCCGGAGAAGCGCACGGAGTGGGAGTGCAAAAGATAATCGGAAAGATCCATATCGCGCAAGTTAAGATCGAAACGCAGCATGTTCCCTGTAGCTTCACTGTTCTGGACACACACGTGGACATGCTATTGGGCTTGGATATGCTGAAGCGTCACCAAGCTTGCATAGACCTTAAAGATAATGTTCTGCGGATTGCAGGGGTTCAAACAAGATTTCTAAGCGAGGCGGAAATCCCCGAGAGCCTCGAAGCGAAGATTAGCGAATCCACTTCCCAAGGGCTTAACATACCAGCTCCATCTGCGCAATTGGAGccaccaaaaaaagcacaaaCTTCACAACCGCACCCTGAGCGCGCATTCCCAGAATCGGTTGTGCAGCAGCTAATGGATTTGGGATTCTCAAGATCTGAGGTCCTGCGTTCGCTTGAACAAGCCAATGGTAATCCGGACGTAGCCGCGgctcttctctttcaatga